The following coding sequences lie in one Glycine soja cultivar W05 chromosome 16, ASM419377v2, whole genome shotgun sequence genomic window:
- the LOC114391057 gene encoding aspartyl protease family protein 2-like: MEEKLKYPFLSSFLTLFFCISATSIAPHNSQTQTLLLRTLPNPPTLSWPESTISGSDPEPDPFSLSVHLNHIDALSPNKTPSQLFHLRLLRDGARVKTLNSLAAATNQTRPTNTGSGFSSSVVSGLSQGSGEYFTRLGVGTPPKYLYIVLDTGSDVVWLQCKPCTKCYSQTDQIFDPSKSKTFAGIPCSSPLCRRLDSPGCNTKNNLCQYQVSYGDGSFTVGDFSIETLTFRRAEVPRVALGCGHDNEGLFVGAAGLLGLGRGGLSFPTQTGTRFNNKFSYCLTDRTASAKPSSVVFGDSAVSRTARFTPLVKNPKLDTFYYVELLGFSVGGAPVRGISASLFRLDSTGNGGVIIDSGTSVTRLTRPGYVALRDAFRVGASHLKRASEFSLFDTCYDLSGLSEVKVPTVVLHFRGADVSLPASNYLIPVDNDGTFCFAFAGTMSGLSIVGNIQQQGFRVVFDLAGSRVGFAPRGCA; the protein is encoded by the coding sequence atggaagagaaacTAAAGTACCcctttctctcttccttcttaACCCTCTTCTTCTGCATCTCCGCCACTTCCATTGCCCCACATAACTCCCAAACCCAAACCCTCCTCCTCCGCACCCTCCCTAACCCACCCACACTCTCCTGGCCCGAATCAACCATATCAGGATCCGACCCGGAACCCGACCCCTTCTCCCTTTCGGTTCACCTCAACCACATAGACGCACTCTCCCCCAACAAAACCCCTTCCCAACTCTTCCACCTAAGACTCCTACGCGACGGCGCAAGAGTCAAAACACTAAACTCCTTAGCCGCAGCCACAAATCAAACCCGACCCACTAATACCGGGTCGGGTTTCAGCAGCTCCGTAGTTTCGGGTCTCTCACAGGGAAGCGGCGAGTACTTCACGCGCCTCGGCGTGGGAACCCCTCCGAAGTACCTCTACATTGTCCTCGACACGGGAAGCGACGTCGTTTGGCTCCAATGCAAGCCCTGCACCAAATGCTACTCCCAAACCGACCAAATCTTTGACCCATCAAAATCGAAAACCTTCGCCGGAATCCCCTGCTCCTCCCCTCTCTGCCGCCGCCTCGACTCACCGGGATGCAATACAAAAAACAACCTTTGCCAGTACCAGGTTTCCTACGGAGACGGTTCTTTCACTGTCGGAGATTTCTCAATAGAAACTCTCACGTTCCGACGCGCCGAAGTCCCGCGCGTGGCCCTCGGATGCGGTCACGACAACGAGGGACTTTTCGTGGGCGCCGCAGGTTTGTTGGGCCTAGGTCGCGGCGGGTTGTCGTTTCCTACCCAGACCGGAACCCGGTTCAATAACAAATTCTCTTACTGTTTAACAGACCGAACCGCTTCCGCTAAACCGTCTTCCGTTGTGTTCGGCGACTCGGCTGTCTCTCGAACCGCCCGGTTCACTCCTTTGGTTAAAAACCCTAAGCTTGATACGTTTTATTATGTTGAGCTTCTCGGGTTTAGTGTTGGCGGCGCGCCGGTTCGGGGGATTTCGGCTTCACTTTTTCGGCTCGACTCCACCGGGAACGGGGGTGTTATAATTGACTCAGGGACTTCCGTCACGCGCCTCACGCGCCCTGGTTATGTGGCGTTAAGAGACGCGTTTCGGGTCGGGGCTTCACATTTGAAGCGCGCGTCTGAGTTTTCGCTTTTTGACACGTGCTATGATCTTTCGGGGCTGTCGGAGGTTAAGGTTCCGACCGTGGTACTGCATTTTCGGGGTGCTGACGTGTCACTGCCGGCGTCGAATTATCTCATTCCGGTGGATAATGACGGGACTTTTTGTTTTGCGTTCGCCGGAACGATGAGTGGGTTGTCTATTGTTGGGAACATTCAGCAGCAAGGGTTTCGGGTTGTGTTCGATTTGGCGGGTTCTCGGGTCGGGTTTGCCCCGAGAGGGTGCGCGTGA